Proteins from a genomic interval of Polaribacter sp. Q13:
- a CDS encoding aspartate:alanine exchanger family transporter yields MEFFSELLSKDYFVLFLVIGLGIALGNIKVKGINFDTSAVIFVAIFFGYLYNLNGITFNIPPVIQSVGLVLFIYTIGMQAGPSFFSSFKEQGKNLIILAGITVLTGGITAISISYLYDVDMNMMSGLLTGALTSTPGLAASIEASHSSLASIGYGIAYPFGVLGVILFVKLGPALFRVDVKKEEKDFAEKSMSNTPKVINKNLIISNENINGKTINQLRIRFMTKANISRVMKPNQLPFSPTKDTILETGDIIKAVGTVNALERIEVLLGKVTDIEIPRSGTYEVKWYVVSNDTVVNKTIQELNLLENYAATITRIRRASIDLAPHPSTLIKYGDKILVSCSKGNVSAVTQLFGDSLKRVGHTSFLPVAFGIVIGVLVGAIAIPLGGISLKLGLTGGVLMASIFLSWKGKFAGVIWNLSGPANQILRQFGLLLFLTPVGLKAGQSLISAIEKHGLILFLYGGLITLIPMITTVLVGRFLLKVNFLSILGALTGGMTSTPGLSATDSMTDSDAPQIAYAAVYPFSLVLIIIVAEIMAML; encoded by the coding sequence ATGGAATTTTTTTCAGAATTACTCTCTAAAGATTACTTTGTGTTATTTCTTGTTATTGGTTTAGGAATAGCACTTGGAAATATTAAGGTAAAAGGTATCAATTTTGACACTTCGGCTGTTATTTTTGTTGCAATTTTTTTCGGGTATTTATATAATTTAAATGGTATTACTTTTAATATTCCACCAGTTATACAAAGTGTAGGGTTGGTATTATTTATTTATACGATAGGAATGCAAGCAGGTCCTTCCTTCTTTAGTTCTTTTAAAGAACAAGGAAAGAATTTAATAATTTTGGCAGGAATAACCGTTTTAACAGGTGGTATTACTGCAATATCTATTTCTTATTTGTATGATGTAGATATGAATATGATGAGTGGTTTATTAACAGGAGCATTAACATCTACTCCAGGTTTGGCCGCTTCCATTGAGGCTTCTCATTCTTCATTAGCTTCTATAGGTTATGGTATTGCATATCCGTTTGGAGTTTTAGGTGTTATCTTATTTGTAAAATTAGGCCCAGCATTATTTAGGGTAGATGTTAAAAAAGAAGAAAAAGACTTCGCAGAGAAATCGATGTCTAACACACCAAAGGTGATTAATAAAAACTTAATTATCTCTAATGAAAACATAAACGGAAAGACGATTAATCAGTTAAGAATACGTTTTATGACAAAGGCTAATATTTCTAGAGTTATGAAACCTAATCAACTACCATTTTCTCCAACTAAAGATACAATTTTAGAAACAGGAGATATTATTAAAGCGGTAGGTACGGTTAATGCTTTAGAAAGAATAGAAGTTTTATTAGGTAAAGTTACCGATATAGAAATTCCACGTAGTGGAACTTATGAAGTAAAATGGTATGTAGTAAGTAATGATACTGTTGTAAACAAAACAATTCAAGAGTTAAACCTTCTAGAAAACTATGCAGCTACCATTACACGTATTAGAAGAGCAAGTATAGATTTAGCTCCTCACCCTTCAACTTTAATAAAATATGGTGATAAAATTTTAGTTTCTTGTTCTAAAGGAAATGTTTCTGCAGTTACACAACTCTTTGGAGACAGTTTAAAAAGAGTAGGACACACCAGTTTTTTACCAGTTGCATTTGGTATTGTTATTGGTGTTCTTGTTGGTGCTATTGCAATACCTTTGGGAGGTATAAGTCTAAAATTAGGACTTACTGGTGGTGTACTAATGGCTTCTATATTTTTAAGTTGGAAAGGGAAATTTGCTGGAGTAATTTGGAATTTATCGGGCCCTGCAAACCAAATATTACGTCAGTTTGGACTGTTATTATTTCTAACTCCTGTAGGACTAAAAGCAGGACAAAGTTTAATTTCGGCTATTGAAAAACATGGTTTAATTTTGTTTTTATACGGTGGGCTTATTACCTTAATACCTATGATTACAACGGTTCTTGTAGGTCGGTTTTTACTAAAAGTTAACTTTTTATCAATTTTAGGAGCGTTAACAGGAGGTATGACATCTACGCCTGGGTTAAGTGCAACAGATTCTATGACCGATTCTGATGCACCACAAATTGCCTATGCAGCAGTGTATCCTTTTTCATTGGTGCTAATAATTATTGTAGCAGAAATTATGGCAATGCTTTAA
- a CDS encoding succinate dehydrogenase cytochrome b subunit produces the protein MSGFFKSSVGRKVAMALSAFFLMFFLIIHIAVNLTSLFSEELFNQLSHFMGTNPLIQFALQPVLIFGVVFHFVMGFVLELKNKKANGVAYAKNNGAANSTWMSRNMIYSGLAILAFIALHFIDFWIPELNHKYIAVLPEDPTRYFHELQEKFVPIWRVAAYVVAFVFLGLHLAHGFTSAFQSMGVTAGRKKALQTFGKVFSIVIPLGFIIIALFHHFNYNH, from the coding sequence ATGAGCGGATTTTTCAAATCTTCAGTTGGGAGAAAGGTAGCCATGGCGCTTTCCGCATTCTTCCTCATGTTTTTCTTAATTATACATATAGCAGTAAACCTTACTTCGCTTTTTAGTGAAGAGCTATTTAATCAATTATCTCATTTTATGGGAACAAACCCTTTAATACAATTTGCTTTGCAGCCTGTATTAATTTTTGGAGTTGTTTTTCACTTTGTGATGGGTTTTGTGTTAGAATTAAAAAACAAAAAAGCAAATGGAGTTGCCTATGCTAAAAACAATGGAGCAGCTAATTCTACATGGATGAGTAGAAACATGATTTATAGTGGATTGGCTATTTTAGCTTTTATCGCACTACATTTCATTGATTTTTGGATTCCAGAATTAAACCATAAATACATTGCTGTTTTACCAGAAGATCCAACAAGATACTTCCATGAGTTACAAGAAAAATTTGTTCCTATTTGGAGAGTTGCAGCTTATGTGGTAGCATTTGTTTTCTTAGGATTGCATTTAGCACACGGTTTTACTTCTGCTTTTCAATCTATGGGAGTTACAGCTGGAAGAAAAAAAGCATTACAAACTTTTGGTAAAGTATTCTCAATAGTTATTCCATTAGGATTTATAATTATTGCATTGTTTCATCATTTTAATTATAACCATTAA